Part of the Natrinema amylolyticum genome, CAAACGACACCGTCAATATACTCTTTGTTTTTTCGGGCCTGAGTAAACATTTTCAGTGAGGGGGTCTAAGGGGCGTGTATGGCAACGAGAATCGCACAGCGGCGGGAGCGGATCTACGTCGACGGCGAGTGGATCGAGACCGAGAACGTGCTGTCGGTCTCGGACCTCGCCGAGGGCGGGACGTTCGCCCAAGTCGCCGCCGCGGGGCCGACAGAGGCCCGAACTGCACTGGCCGCTGCTCACGAGATCAAACCGGAACTGCGCGAGACGACGGTCGTCGAGCGCGCCGAGTGGTGTGAAACGATTGCTGACCGACTCCGCGACCGTGAAGAAGAGATCGCGGAGGTCATCGTCCGGGAGGCCGGCAAACCGATCTCGTCGGCCCGCGGCGAGGTCGGTCAGGCGGCCGAGCGCTTCGATCGAGCGGCCGAGGAGGCGCGCAATATCGTCAGCAAGGGCGAGTACCG contains:
- a CDS encoding aldehyde dehydrogenase family protein, yielding MATRIAQRRERIYVDGEWIETENVLSVSDLAEGGTFAQVAAAGPTEARTALAAAHEIKPELRETTVVERAEWCETIADRLRDREEEIAEVIVREAGKPISSARGEVGQAAERFDRAAEEARNIVSKGEYREGSTAGHEGWQAIVKHEPIGAVLCITPYNYPLATTALQVAPA